A DNA window from Bos indicus x Bos taurus breed Angus x Brahman F1 hybrid chromosome 16, Bos_hybrid_MaternalHap_v2.0, whole genome shotgun sequence contains the following coding sequences:
- the LOC113907030 gene encoding olfactory receptor-like protein OLF2: MDGENCTSLKEFLLLGISSSPIIKVTLFTMFLVIYLIVLVANLRMIVLVRTEPQLHTPMYFFLSYLSFSDFCYSTAIGPRMLASFLIKNKSIPCYGCALQFLIFCTFADSECLLLAVMVYDRYMAISNPLLYTVKMSGNVCSLLMAGVYMVGIMDASINTILTFHLCFCGSNEINRFFCDVPPLLLLSFSDTQVNELVIFIIFGFTELNTLSGLFVSNCYIILAVIKIHSAEGRFKAFSTCTSHLTAAAIFQGTLLFMYFRPSASYSLDEDKMTSLFYILVIPMLNPLIYSLWNKDVKQALMKCENKKRFHRKFARIHFPPNVTQ, from the coding sequence atggaTGGGGAAAATTGCACTTCCTTGAAAGAATTCCTTCTCTTGGGAATTAGTAGTAGCCCTATAATCAAAGTGACTCTATTTACCATGTTTCTGGTTATTTATCTCATTGTTCTTGTTGCAAATCTCAGGATGATCGTTTTAGTTAGAACAGAGCCCCAGctgcacacacccatgtactttttcctcagcTATCTCTCCTTCAGTGACTTCTGCTATTCCACAGCCATTGGACCTAGGATGCTGGCAAGCTTCCTCATCAAGAACAAATCCATCCCCTGCTATGGCTGTGCTCTACAATTCCTGATTTTCTGTACCTTTGCAGATTCTGAGTGTCTACTGTTGGCAGTCATGGTCTACGATCGGTACATGGCTATTAGCAACCCCTTGCTTTATACAGTCAAGATGTCTGGCAACGTGTGCTCCCTGCTGATGGCTGGGGTTTATATGGTGGGAATTATGGATGCTTCGATAAATACAATATTAACCTTCCACTTATGTTTCTGTGGGTCAAACGAAATTAACCGTTTCTTCTGTGACGTCCCTCCTCTCCTCTTGCTATCTTTCTCAGATACACAGGTCAATGAGTTAgtgatatttatcatttttggCTTCACTGAACTGAACACCCTCTCAGGTCTTTTTGTGTCTAACTGTTACATCATCCTAGCAGTGATAAAGATCCACTCTGCTGAGGGGAGGTTCAAGGCTTTCTCTACCTGCACCTCCCACCTAACTGCCGCGGCAATTtttcagggaactctgctcttcATGTATTTCAGGCCAAGTGCTTCCTACTCTCTAGATGAAGACAAAATGACCTCCTTGTTTTATATCCTTGTGATTCCCATGCTAAATCCTCTGATTTACAGCCTATGGAACAAAGATGTGAAACAGGCTCTcatgaaatgtgaaaataaaaaacgGTTCCATCGAAAATTTGCTCGTATACATTTTCCTCCCAATGTTACACAATGA